A single Pagrus major chromosome 19, Pma_NU_1.0 DNA region contains:
- the eef1e1 gene encoding eukaryotic translation elongation factor 1 epsilon-1, protein MALRELSSLEKFLGLKKPNKYSTQGDKKVPVLQSNNGSPLVGLVTIACHLVKEAKRPELLGDSAESRAVVQQWLEHRVTKLDGCTKEDIKTILKDLNLYLQDKVYLAGNQLTIADTFMYYGIHPLIVDLAIQEKEQYVNVTRWFDHIQHYPGIRHHLPPVAVLRNRIYTSRHH, encoded by the exons ATGGCGCTCCGGGAGCTATCATCGCTGGAGAAATTTTTAGGATTGAAAAAGCCGAACAAGTACAGCACACAGGGGGATAAAAAG GTACCTGTGCTACAGAGTAATAATGGTTCCCCACTGGTGGGGCTGGTGACCATTGCCTGTCACCTGGTCAAAGAGGCCAAGCGCCCGGAGCTGCTGGGTGACTCTGCAGAGAGCAGGGCTGTGGTGCAGCAGTGGCTGGAGCACAGAGTCACCAAGCTGGACGGCTGCACAAAGGAAGACATCAAGACCATCCTGAAG GACCTCAACCTCTACCTGCAAGACAAGGTCTACCTGGCTGGGAACCAGCTCACCATAGCTGATACTTTCATGTACTATGGAATCCATCCGCTCATA GTGGACTTGGCCATCCAGGAGAAGGAGCAGTATGTAAACGTGACACGATGGTTCGACCACATACAGCACTACCCCGGAATCCGACACCACCTCCCTCCCGTAGCCGTGCTCAGGAACAGAATTTACACCAGCAGACACCACTGA